Proteins from a single region of Streptomyces sp. HUAS 15-9:
- a CDS encoding AAA family ATPase, translating to MTTEAQHTDHTDHADRTDPRQSADSRLEAFIDAMIDMGQTGQVFGEHGIGKTATFFCHIARSHPDATLVYVPAANLTPDDLLVNAPVRDPRTGELVLRQLVMSQLKPGRPFVLLIDDSLQAGDTIQSQLMQIACNWTLGEHDLRALGCVGVFLTDNESLAETSARRGDLALLDRMVTIRITANDTSWRRHLAAKYRQWDLRPVFSLWASLCPELRELLSPRTLDHVLANAGEGFPLRWGLPLVDGERVRLAEPGPDGRPGQNRTSEILDRIAEALGTRNPATVPDPVRQVVRAALRNRWTVLLQGPPGCGKTELVRETLREGLGRDPLYFSLPVTNVEDLCAPIPSPDGTLDNLLAMPFTGPEPKAIVWDEYNRPKDKAAFAKLMEVTQEWSLAGQRIEKLRAQIAVQNPPYHLGRKLLVSRNNIAQATRFTASLTVEPEDIPANEWLLAQYGTDAETVLEWWKHDIDDDGRAWITKRTLERLIKLHRRGLPLEMGTVYLGDGEYAPVPLTALMDRLRGRPVTGLRELARDADLWEKRLRRAADRSDEGENDSDVVHQILANAELSQLKKHRAVVARLVALLPPKLRATYLVGASQQQQRFWTEVLTGMRRS from the coding sequence ATGACCACGGAAGCACAGCACACGGACCACACAGACCACGCAGACCGCACGGACCCACGGCAGTCGGCCGACTCACGCCTCGAGGCCTTCATCGACGCGATGATCGACATGGGGCAGACCGGGCAGGTCTTCGGCGAGCACGGCATCGGCAAGACGGCGACGTTCTTCTGCCACATCGCCCGCTCCCACCCGGACGCCACGCTGGTGTACGTCCCCGCGGCGAACCTGACACCCGACGACCTGCTCGTCAACGCGCCGGTGCGCGACCCGCGGACCGGTGAACTGGTCCTGCGTCAGCTGGTGATGAGCCAGCTCAAGCCGGGCAGGCCCTTCGTGCTGCTCATCGACGACTCGCTGCAGGCGGGCGACACGATCCAGTCGCAGCTGATGCAGATCGCCTGCAACTGGACGCTCGGCGAGCACGATCTGCGCGCCCTGGGCTGCGTCGGCGTGTTCCTGACGGACAACGAGTCGCTGGCCGAGACGTCGGCACGGCGCGGCGACCTGGCGCTGCTCGACCGCATGGTGACGATCCGGATCACCGCGAACGACACGTCCTGGCGGCGCCATCTGGCGGCCAAGTACCGCCAGTGGGACCTGCGTCCGGTGTTCTCCCTGTGGGCCTCGCTCTGCCCGGAGCTGCGTGAGCTGCTCTCCCCGCGCACCCTGGACCATGTCCTGGCCAACGCCGGGGAGGGCTTCCCGCTGCGCTGGGGCCTGCCCCTGGTCGACGGCGAGCGGGTGCGGCTGGCCGAGCCGGGCCCGGACGGCCGCCCGGGTCAGAACCGCACGTCGGAGATCCTCGACCGGATCGCCGAGGCGCTCGGCACCCGCAACCCGGCCACCGTCCCCGACCCGGTACGGCAGGTGGTACGTGCCGCCCTGCGCAACCGGTGGACGGTCCTGCTGCAGGGCCCGCCCGGCTGCGGCAAGACGGAGCTGGTGCGCGAGACCCTGCGCGAAGGGCTCGGCCGGGATCCGCTGTACTTCTCCCTGCCCGTGACGAACGTGGAGGATCTGTGCGCGCCGATCCCGTCCCCGGACGGCACGCTGGACAACCTCCTCGCCATGCCCTTCACCGGCCCCGAGCCGAAGGCGATCGTGTGGGACGAGTACAACAGGCCCAAGGACAAGGCCGCGTTCGCCAAGCTCATGGAGGTCACCCAGGAGTGGTCGCTGGCGGGGCAGCGGATCGAGAAACTGCGGGCGCAGATAGCGGTCCAGAATCCGCCCTACCATCTGGGCCGCAAGCTCCTGGTGTCCCGGAACAACATCGCCCAGGCGACCCGTTTCACGGCCTCGCTCACCGTCGAGCCGGAGGACATACCGGCCAACGAGTGGCTCCTTGCGCAGTACGGCACGGACGCCGAGACGGTCCTTGAGTGGTGGAAGCACGACATCGACGACGACGGGCGCGCCTGGATCACCAAGCGCACCCTGGAGCGCCTCATCAAGCTGCACCGGCGGGGGCTGCCGCTGGAGATGGGCACCGTCTACCTCGGCGACGGCGAGTACGCGCCCGTGCCGCTCACTGCCCTGATGGACCGGCTGCGCGGACGCCCGGTCACGGGCCTGCGCGAGCTCGCCCGGGACGCCGACCTGTGGGAGAAGCGCCTGCGCCGAGCGGCCGACCGCTCGGACGAGGGCGAGAACGACAGCGACGTGGTCCACCAGATCCTCGCCAACGCGGAGCTGTCCCAGCTGAAGAAGCACCGGGCGGTGGTGGCCCGGCTGGTGGCGCTGCTGCCGCCCAAGCTGCGGGCGACGTATCTCGTGGGAGCGTCGCAGCAGCAACAGCGCTTCTGGACGGAGGTGCTCACCGGAATGCGGCGGAGCTGA
- a CDS encoding vWA domain-containing protein — MAYGEQGRRRPHVVDLTDRRALERYRPADPAVVEEARRLKEAALLDFGLTESAVASWLYTKCHHQIPTTAVDTAAVVASGDGSCLLLYNPDCFVALGLDGVKFVLFHEARHLVHRHLFADAELRDDPVFELAAEVSINHVALVRLGRAELPLLDGRPTGVDPRTVYDAYWEDLTTHGLEPVAYETFTRTDMRVYGELKRMRHPPVPERRLCVHLEGNLVPADQETVDAVTSSALLNSLLAARRGHPGAERELLDLMGRTEEGSARAARIWGNLGAGMLRGETTRTRTVDWWQRWLVDVLGSKLRDGERLVYPKKRGALLADLGQDPMLSRRGPVRDKVLVIAYDTSGSMPDHVIRWLTELVGRIDGVEAHWLSFDAVVMPFRPGERVYGGGGTSFQAVADHVEGRTEVNGRRFDVTPDAVVMLTDGYAPPITPAEPDKWIWLITQGGSDWPETHTPAMDCHRVTTGSR; from the coding sequence ATGGCGTACGGGGAGCAGGGGCGACGGCGCCCTCATGTGGTCGACCTCACCGACCGCCGGGCACTGGAGCGCTACCGCCCGGCGGATCCGGCGGTGGTCGAGGAGGCGCGGCGGCTGAAGGAGGCCGCGCTGCTGGACTTCGGGCTGACCGAGTCGGCGGTGGCGTCCTGGCTGTACACGAAGTGCCACCACCAGATCCCGACGACGGCGGTGGACACGGCGGCCGTGGTCGCCTCCGGCGACGGCTCCTGCCTGCTGCTCTACAACCCGGACTGCTTCGTCGCACTGGGCCTGGACGGCGTGAAGTTCGTGCTGTTCCACGAGGCGCGGCATCTGGTGCACCGCCATCTGTTCGCGGACGCCGAGCTGCGCGACGACCCGGTGTTCGAGCTGGCCGCCGAGGTGTCCATCAACCATGTGGCGCTGGTCCGGCTGGGCCGTGCGGAACTGCCGCTGCTCGACGGCCGGCCCACGGGCGTCGACCCGCGCACGGTGTACGACGCCTACTGGGAGGACCTGACGACGCACGGCCTGGAGCCGGTGGCGTACGAGACGTTTACCCGGACGGACATGCGGGTGTACGGCGAACTGAAGCGCATGCGCCATCCTCCCGTCCCGGAGCGACGGTTGTGCGTGCACCTGGAGGGCAATCTCGTCCCGGCCGATCAGGAGACCGTCGACGCGGTGACGTCCTCCGCGCTGCTCAACTCCCTGCTGGCGGCCCGACGCGGGCACCCGGGCGCGGAGCGCGAGCTGCTCGACCTGATGGGCCGCACCGAGGAGGGCTCGGCGCGGGCCGCCCGGATCTGGGGAAACCTGGGCGCGGGCATGCTCCGCGGCGAGACCACGCGCACGCGTACGGTCGACTGGTGGCAGCGCTGGCTGGTCGACGTACTCGGCTCGAAACTGCGTGACGGCGAGCGGCTGGTGTACCCGAAGAAGCGGGGCGCGCTGCTCGCGGACCTGGGCCAGGACCCGATGCTCTCGCGACGGGGCCCGGTGCGGGACAAGGTGCTGGTCATCGCGTACGACACCTCGGGCTCGATGCCGGACCACGTCATCAGGTGGCTCACCGAACTCGTCGGCCGGATCGACGGGGTGGAGGCGCACTGGCTGTCCTTCGACGCCGTGGTGATGCCGTTCAGACCGGGCGAGCGGGTCTACGGCGGCGGTGGCACGAGCTTCCAGGCGGTCGCGGACCACGTGGAGGGCCGCACGGAGGTGAACGGGCGCCGGTTCGACGTGACCCCGGACGCCGTCGTGATGCTCACCGACGGATACGCCCCGCCGATCACTCCGGCCGAGCCGGACAAATGGATCTGGCTGATCACCCAGGGCGGCAGCGACTGGCCCGAGACGCACACACCGGCGATGGACTGCCATCGCGTCACCACAGGATCACGGTAG
- a CDS encoding carboxymuconolactone decarboxylase family protein → MQSRLDYFGSPLAGKVLRHINSAGKAVLDSALPAEIQELVKIRASQINGCGFCTDMHTKDAAAAGETVQRLHLVATWREATVFTEAERAALELAEQGTRIADAAGGVPDTVWENAAKHFDEEQLVALMSLIAIINAYNRINVINQQPAGDYQPGQFG, encoded by the coding sequence ATGCAATCTCGACTCGACTACTTCGGCAGTCCCCTCGCGGGCAAGGTCCTGCGGCACATCAACTCGGCCGGCAAGGCGGTTCTGGACTCGGCGCTGCCGGCCGAGATCCAGGAACTGGTGAAGATCCGGGCCAGTCAGATCAATGGCTGCGGCTTCTGCACCGACATGCACACCAAGGACGCCGCCGCGGCGGGCGAGACCGTGCAGCGCCTCCACCTGGTCGCGACCTGGCGCGAGGCCACGGTCTTCACCGAAGCGGAGCGCGCCGCGCTGGAGCTGGCCGAACAGGGCACCCGTATCGCCGATGCGGCGGGCGGTGTCCCGGACACGGTCTGGGAGAACGCCGCCAAGCACTTCGACGAGGAGCAACTCGTCGCGCTGATGTCGCTGATCGCCATCATCAACGCCTACAACCGCATCAACGTCATCAACCAGCAGCCTGCCGGGGACTACCAGCCCGGTCAGTTCGGCTGA
- a CDS encoding cupin domain-containing protein, whose translation MTLLQDAKPPFIPEGASGMTVVIEWPPGDPGTPPHRHSGPTFGYVLEGAVRFELEGEPERVVEAGGTFWEPGGDVIHYQDGNALPDARTRFLVTMLCAPGQPMLTLVDEEELARRAHLRAPRPES comes from the coding sequence TTGACGCTGCTGCAGGACGCCAAACCCCCGTTCATCCCCGAGGGCGCGTCGGGCATGACCGTCGTGATCGAGTGGCCTCCCGGCGACCCCGGGACTCCCCCGCACCGGCACTCCGGGCCGACCTTCGGATACGTGCTCGAAGGCGCTGTCCGTTTCGAGCTGGAGGGCGAGCCGGAACGTGTGGTCGAGGCCGGCGGGACGTTCTGGGAGCCGGGCGGTGACGTGATCCACTACCAGGACGGCAACGCCCTGCCGGACGCGCGCACCCGCTTCCTCGTGACCATGTTGTGCGCACCGGGTCAGCCGATGCTCACGCTGGTGGACGAGGAGGAACTGGCTCGCCGGGCACATCTGCGGGCTCCGCGCCCCGAGAGCTGA